The Musa acuminata AAA Group cultivar baxijiao chromosome BXJ1-8, Cavendish_Baxijiao_AAA, whole genome shotgun sequence genomic sequence CAGTTGGACAATTTTGATTATGGAAACAATGTTTATGTATGCAAATCTTTATGCAAATACATTTCTACAATGAATTCTTTGGTGCATTGCTTTATTCTGATGTTACTTCTATGCACTATAATGTTGTGTTTTCAGTTAGCAAATTCTCCAGATCCTTCAAGGAGCACACTGGCACCAAGGCAACCAGCATCATCATCTGGCTTGAACTCTGCGATTGGAACCCGCAGACCATCATCATCTGGTGGTCCTACTCATAGTTCATCTAGACCTGCAACTCCAACCGGACGTCCAACGTTACCTGCTGCTTCAAAACCAACAAGACCTTCCACTCCCCCTTCTCGAACTACTTtgccgtcaaagtcattggctcCACCACGATCGTCAACACCTGTTAGATCTTCCACGCCGACATCCAGGCCATCACTGCCGGTAGTCAGCAAGCCTTCATCAAGGTCAGCTACGCCTACAAGACGACCTTCTGTGCCATCTACTGTATCATCCAGTTCTGCTCCATCAAGTAGATCATCTTCTGTCACGAAGTCAGGTCCAACAATATCTAAAAGTTCAGTGCCGCCACATGGAAGCTCTCCAACCATAAAACCTAGACCATTGAAACCCACAGACATCCCTGGTTTTTCTCTGGATGCACCCCCAAATTTAAGGACATCATTGCCTGAGAGACCCTCCTCAGCTTCTCGGGGTAGACCTGGAGCTCCCAGCAGTCGATCATCTTCTGTTGAGCCTGGGCCAAACATCCGTCCAAGGAGACAGTCTTGCTCTCCATCCAGAGGGAGGGTTCCAAACGGTAGTGTTCATAAAGGCACTTCTGTTCCACCATCAAGCAGACCACAAGCAAGTGGCAGTGACAATGTGAACCCTGTTATAATCGGAAATAAGATGGTTGAACGCATAGTGAACATGAGAAGACTTGCACCTCCAAAGCAAGATGACCAACGATCAAGCCATAATAACCTCTCTGGCAAGTCTTCTCTTTCACCAGATGGTGCTGGTTTTGGGAGGACTCTGTCAAAGAAATCACTGGACATGGCGTTGAGGCACATGGTATTTATATATCATCTTTCATATCTTTTGCTCTACACTTAGCCACAACATCCTGCTTTTCCAAGATTGTTATCCATCTTTAATGGGCAAATTTCTGAATTATGATGCAACCTTGACTGGATATCTTTGCAAACGCAGGATATAAGGCGGAGTGTTCCTAACAGTTTGAGGCCATTGATGGCAAACATTCCAGCATCATCCGTCTATAGTGTGAGGTCAGGAGCCACCAGAAGCAGAACAGTCAGTGTTTCGGACTCTCCTCTGGCCACAAGCAGCACAGTCAGTTCTGAACAAAGTGTCAATAATAACATGCTCGGTCTCGATGGAAGTGAAATCGAAGATGAGATTACTAGTGATAAAAGGGGCAGGTGCCCTCCTGCTGTCCCCAACACCAGATGACTAAACGGAAAAGTTACATTCTGACTAATTATGTGGAATCTAAGGTGAGTGCTTTTAGTCTCTCCTATGAATTGTTACTGGAGTAGCCGAGGAATGCCTATTTTTGGCCCGACCTGATAATATTAGTACTTCAAATTTGATCTGTCCGGATTGCTTGTTGGTGGCATTATGGTACAAATGTATTAATCATCTGAGTCTCTTCTACATGTGGAAGTAGGTATTCAATGAATTGTATGATCTGTTACCACACATTTCCAAGACCAATGCAGATTGCTAAGCTTCCTATTAGCTCTGCCATTTTGCAAAGCTGATAATGTATATTTTAGGTAATACTGAGTATATTTTACAGTAGGAACACCCTGATGACAGATGGGAGTGTAATATCTTATGTGACATTGGGTTAAACGTTTGTGTCAAACAAAGGTAAGATTAGGTACAATATAATAAGGTGGAAGTCTTTGGATTTGGACGTGCTTTTTCTTTTGGCTATCATCCAACTTCAAATTTAATCTACTGTCTTGGAAATTTCTTCAATCATGATCTGTGTTTCCTTTTTCTCTATGAACAACGAGTATGTGACTTTTTTGCTGCAATAGCTCGTAGTAAACTCTGTTAAAAAGTCATCGATGTTCTtctcggcccaatatgatttagACCTGTGTGGGTAGGGTTATTCGAGGTATCTCTAAGGTGAAAACATCAAGCTTTTGAGGTGCCACTTGCATAGAGATTGAGGTCGAGAGAAGTTTCTTAATTTGATTTCTTTGACACTTAAATTAGTAACAAGAGATATGTTGAGCCAAATATTTCATGGAATACTCTACAGGAAGGAAGTTTTTAATCGCCACCAACAATCTCCCTTGATCTTTTATCCATGCAGGCGACAAGGGAGGGGCAACCCATAACTACCCGTCTTGGATCTTCCTTGCCTCTGTGAGCAGACAGGTGGAGGATGGATTTCGTTTTCTCCTTCCACCTTGGACATCATGTAAAAGTCACGtgtcaaatgataattgactaacAACGTACTCCTTATCATTTGTCTCCTTCCCCAAAGCTTGCTTCGGGGCTCTCGTGAAAGGGATCCAAAATGTGACATCTAGTTCATTTGACAcgtcaagtttataaatttttgaTCCATCGTCGATTTGGTAGCACATCTAGTTTGTTCGACATGTCTAGTTCATTGTGCTTGAGCCTCTCATATCATCGAGGGATGCACCTTGGTCGGACGAGGTTGGGTTTCCCGACCTCCTCGTATCTTCCCGACTTGGTCGAGTTAGTTGACTGCCATGGCTTAGGCAGAGGAGGGGGTAGGGTTTCCTGATCTCTATGCCTTGGGCAAAGGTGGGGGTTGGGTTTCCCAACCTCCCCGCCTCAATGAAGGTGAGGATCAAGTTTTCCGACCTCCATGCCTCGGGCGAAAGTGGGGGTCGGGTTTCTTGACCTCTATGCCTTAGCGATGACTGAACCCCTCCCCCTTCGCTTGTAGTCATCGTCGAGGCGTGGAGATCAGGAAACCTGACCGTCGCCTATGCTCGAGGTGTGGAGGTCAGGAAACCCAACCCCTGCCTTCGCTTGAGCGGGGAGGTCGGGAAACCTGACCCCCTTCTCTACTCGAGTTGTAGCAATCAACAAACTTGACTAGATTGGGAAGAGACGAGGCGGTCAGGAAACCCGACCTTATCTGACTAAGGTGGATCCATTAACGATATGAGCGGCATGTCGATGATGGATTGCCACTAGCAACACTCAAGCATGATGAACTAGACGTGTCGAACGACATGGCACCAAATTGGCAATGGATCGAAGAGATATAAGTTTGACGTGTCGGATGAACTAGATGTTGTACTTTAGATCCCTCTTGACCTTTGGGGGTGTTAGGTAAATGAGGAATGGTCGACTAAAAGACCTGCGATATAGGGAATAATTAATTATACAATACTATGCTTGATGATACTTGACTCTTCTAACCGATGTGGGGTTTGTCGGGAATGTTCCGTCTTTTATGTACTGTAATATCTTATCCATCGAGCTTGGCTCTTCTTTGACTATAGTCATGTCGTGCTTCTTAATGGTTTGGGCTGGCAATGCTCGACCAACGACCAACCATCCTTCGGTGCTCAGGTCAAtcctaatctagcaagtgcattagcTTGTGCATTTTTTTCTCCGAGGACCCATAACACATTAAGTCGGGAGAAGCTATGGGTTAATTTCTGCACCTTGACGAGGTACTTTGCCATGTTTACAGCTCGGGCCTTCTAGTTCTTCTTCACTTGATTCATGATTAGCTATGAGTTACTGAACATTGTCAGGTCCTAGACTTGAAGCTTTCGGGCGAGCTGAAGTCCCGAGAGAAGTGTTTTATACTCGTCTTTATTGTTGGAGATTTTGAAGCCAAACCGAAGAGCTTGCTTATACATTTGTTTGTTCAGGCCTTTTAGGATGAGTCAGGTATTGCCTCCATCTAAGGTGGTAAAACCATTCACGAATAGCGTCCATGCAGGTTGGCTATGCTTGTCAACTTTGGGCTAGAACTTCTCATTTTGATTGTTGGAACTCTTATCGCATCTCTTCTAAATGTTAGTCCATTTGTTGTAGTTGGATCTACAAGGAATCCTTCGTCAAATCCATCGATTGGGTCTCGGATTCAGCTAGGGTAGAGTGGTGGTGCGATCCATTAAATTATACGATTGGGGACTAAAGTGCCCCCTTAATCGGTGGTTCGACGGGTCTTGGGCGCTCTTGGGATGTTGGCACCACGTTGGATGGGTGAACCTTGATGGGTGTTGATGTTGGTAGCAGTTGAGCCGTTGATCGTGATTAAGCTGGTGGTATTACTTGTTGGGTTAACTAGGGTAAAAGTGGAGCGATGACATATATCATGTCCGTTAACATTTGCATTTGTTGAGTGAGATTCAAGAATAACTTGGGTGGGATGAGTAGGTGGCTCAGGGTCATCCCTAGGGGTGAGAAACCTATGTCGTTGAATAGATGCTAGTATTGCATCGACGTTTGCATTGAGGTGGATGCGTCAATATACAGAAAGGGTGGGTACTACCCCCTTAGGTGAAAATACTCTAGGTCGAGGGCAAAGCCTCATCGCTTGAGCGTTCATTGAGAGGATTGACGCCTTAGTCAGCCTGATGTGGTCCATATATGTATGTGCAAGATTGTCCGATGTGCTTTTGAGGTG encodes the following:
- the LOC135680568 gene encoding uncharacterized protein LOC135680568 isoform X1, translating into MNRSFRAGAATGRTVTKEADEELALFLEMRKLEKERNNLLLHGAGELDPPLGNVVIRFSFLEEMTSFCSFYPLSAVSCRFLASNTFTLAALFYVSCIVGAKPGTAPIFKIASSAPARKAGIDDFLNSDSEKNDYDWLLTPPGTPLFPSLDTESKRSPAGSTGTPKARPTVLKSRLANSPDPSRSTLAPRQPASSSGLNSAIGTRRPSSSGGPTHSSSRPATPTGRPTLPAASKPTRPSTPPSRTTLPSKSLAPPRSSTPVRSSTPTSRPSLPVVSKPSSRSATPTRRPSVPSTVSSSSAPSSRSSSVTKSGPTISKSSVPPHGSSPTIKPRPLKPTDIPGFSLDAPPNLRTSLPERPSSASRGRPGAPSSRSSSVEPGPNIRPRRQSCSPSRGRVPNGSVHKGTSVPPSSRPQASGSDNVNPVIIGNKMVERIVNMRRLAPPKQDDQRSSHNNLSGKSSLSPDGAGFGRTLSKKSLDMALRHMDIRRSVPNSLRPLMANIPASSVYSVRSGATRSRTVSVSDSPLATSSTVSSEQSVNNNMLGLDGSEIEDEITSDKRGRCPPAVPNTR
- the LOC135680568 gene encoding uncharacterized protein LOC135680568 isoform X2 translates to MNRSFRAGAATGRTVTKEADEELALFLEMRKLEKERNNLLLHGAGELDPPLGAKPGTAPIFKIASSAPARKAGIDDFLNSDSEKNDYDWLLTPPGTPLFPSLDTESKRSPAGSTGTPKARPTVLKSRLANSPDPSRSTLAPRQPASSSGLNSAIGTRRPSSSGGPTHSSSRPATPTGRPTLPAASKPTRPSTPPSRTTLPSKSLAPPRSSTPVRSSTPTSRPSLPVVSKPSSRSATPTRRPSVPSTVSSSSAPSSRSSSVTKSGPTISKSSVPPHGSSPTIKPRPLKPTDIPGFSLDAPPNLRTSLPERPSSASRGRPGAPSSRSSSVEPGPNIRPRRQSCSPSRGRVPNGSVHKGTSVPPSSRPQASGSDNVNPVIIGNKMVERIVNMRRLAPPKQDDQRSSHNNLSGKSSLSPDGAGFGRTLSKKSLDMALRHMDIRRSVPNSLRPLMANIPASSVYSVRSGATRSRTVSVSDSPLATSSTVSSEQSVNNNMLGLDGSEIEDEITSDKRGRCPPAVPNTR